The proteins below come from a single Zea mays cultivar B73 chromosome 8, Zm-B73-REFERENCE-NAM-5.0, whole genome shotgun sequence genomic window:
- the LOC100384837 gene encoding protein kinase and PP2C-like domain-containing protein isoform X1: MDAAGTMRLARVNEHNQAREDCGLRAYPTGLAEGWSLHQSGLAGEDIHETKHKGPTDFCTTRALHARIQQVVMIASDLAKALQYLQILGVVHRDIKPANILLDKDLHPYLADFGLAMFQKDIKRVSVENWKSSGKPTGGFHKKNMVGTLIYMAPEILRKDIHTEKSDVYSFAISINELLTGVVPYTDLRAEAQAHTVLEMTYTEQQLTAAIVSQGLRPALALPESGAPPTLLSLIQRCWDPDPEKRPSFEDIIDELNIVQKHIVSNASVPSSPVSKTQNGTIEVHHYQEALNWFNQGELFVKGSSRSDLKNLWSDCFDQSSEYHPTLSWGSFATCGRRETMEDTHFVLPHVSEENDVFAFGIFDGHRGSAAAEFSVRAVPGFLKQFGQGASPTDALSEAFVRTDIAFREELILHRKSKRIIQKDWHPGCTAITALIVRNKLFVANAGDCRAILSRKGKPFLLTKDHVASCPNERERVTKAGTEVKWQIDTWRVGSAALQVTRSIGDDDLKPAVTAQPEVIETALSADDEFLVMASDGLWDVVSNQDVLSIIKDTVKEPGMCSKRLATEAAERGSKDNITVIVVFLRPVSTAERIY; the protein is encoded by the exons ATGGATGCAGCAGGGACGATGAGGCTCGCTCGGGTGAATGAGCACAACCAGGCTCGCGAGGATTGCGGCCTCAGGGCGTATCCCACGGGCTTGGCTGAGGGTTGGAGTTTGCACCAGTCGGGCCTGGCCGGAGAAGACATACATGAAACCAAACACAAGGGCCCGACGGATTTTTGCACCACACGGGCCTTGCATGCTCGGATCCAACAAGTGGTTATGATTGCCAGTGATCTAG CAAAGGCTCTCCAATACCTACAAATCCTTGGGGTAGTACACAGAGATATAAAACCTGCGAATATTTTG CTAGACAAAGATCTCCATCCATATCTAGCAGATTTTGGCTTAGCCATGTTTCAAAAGGATATTAAGCGTGTCTCAGTTGAGAACTGGAAATCATCTGGCAAGCCTACTGGTGGTTTCCATAAAAAGAATATGGTTGGGACACTAATTTACATGGCACCAGAAATTTTGAGAAAGGATATACATACAGAAAAGTCTGATGTGTATAGCTTTGCAATATCTATCAA TGAGCTTCTTACTGGTGTGGTGCCCTATACAGATCTGAGAGCAGAAGCACAG GCACACACTGTTCTTGAAATGACATATACTGAACAACAACTTACAGCAGCAATTGTTTCTCAAGGATTGCGTCCAGCACTTGCCCTTCCTGAATCTGGTGCCCCACCAACTCTTTTGTCACTTATCCAGCGTTGCTGGGATCCTGATCCTGAAAAGAGACCATCATTTGAAGATATAATTGATGAGCTAAATATAGTTCAAAAGCATATAGTTTCAAATGCTTCTGTTCCATCATCTCCTGTCAGCAAGACTCAAAATGGTACCATAGAAGTGCACCATTATCAAGAAGCATTGAACTGGTTCAACCAGGGGGAGCTTTTTGTTAAAGGATCAAGTAGATCAGACCTTAAGAATCTTTGGTCTGATTGTTTTGATCAATCTTCAGAGTACCATCCAACATTAAGTTGGGGCTCTTTTGCAACGTGTGGTCGAAGGGAAACCATGGAAGACACCCATTTTGTACTTCCCCATGTGAGCGAAGAAAATGATGTTTTTGCCTTTGGCATTTTTGATGGCCATAGAG GTTCAGCAGCCGCTGAATTTTCTGTCCGAGCAGTTCCTGGATTTCTCAAGCAATTTGGTCAGGGTGCAAG CCCAACTGACGCTCTTTCAGAAGCGTTTGTAAGGACTGACATAGCATTTCGAGAAGAACTAATTCTTCACCGGAAGTCAAAAAGGATAATTCAAAAAGATTGGCATCCTGGTTGCACGGCAATAACCGCCCTGATAGTGAGAAACAAGCTTTTTGTAGCAAATGCTGGTGATTGCCGAGCAATCCTGAGCCGTAAGGGCAAACCATTTCTGTTGACCAAG GATCATGTTGCTAGTTGCCCAAATGAAAGAGAACGAGTAACAAAGGCGGGGACTGAAGTAAAATGGCAAATAGATACGTGGCGAGTGGGTTCAGCTGCTCTTCAG GTTACAAGGTCAATTGGTGATGATGACCTCAAGCCAGCTGTCACAGCACAACCTGAGGTTATTGAAACTGCTTTATCAGCTGATGATGAGTTCCTG GTGATGGCTAGTGATGGCCTATGGGATGTGGTAAGCAACCAGGACGTGCTGTCAATAATCAAGGACACGGTTAAAGAGCCTGGAATGTGCTCGAAGAGGTTGGCCACGGAGGCTGCGGAGCGGGGCAGCAAAGACAATATCACTGTCATTGTTGTCTTTCTTCGCCCCGTCTCCACAGCTGAGCGAATCTACTGA